The Streptomyces albofaciens JCM 4342 genome has a segment encoding these proteins:
- the recX gene encoding recombination regulator RecX, which yields MTRRTEWPEDRGYGHGDGVAHGGGRDDAGRNGGGTAVGADNRGKRKDGGGPSSSRAEAGPPRTPEEQARAICLRLLTGSARTRKQLEDALRERGIPEEAAQEVLSRFEEVGLIDDAKFADAWVESRHHSRGLARRALARELRTKGVDAATVDEALGQLDSEQEERTARELVDRKLRTTRGLDRGKRIRRLAGMLARKGYAEGLALRVVRQALEEEGEDPELLGYQLPEV from the coding sequence GTGACGCGGCGAACGGAATGGCCCGAGGACCGCGGCTACGGCCATGGTGACGGCGTCGCTCACGGCGGGGGACGTGACGACGCCGGCCGGAACGGCGGCGGCACCGCCGTCGGTGCCGACAACCGTGGGAAACGCAAGGACGGCGGTGGTCCCTCCTCGTCGAGGGCCGAGGCGGGACCGCCGCGTACGCCCGAGGAGCAGGCGCGGGCCATCTGCCTGCGCCTGCTCACCGGGTCCGCGCGCACACGCAAGCAGCTGGAGGACGCCCTGCGCGAGCGGGGCATCCCCGAGGAGGCGGCGCAGGAGGTGCTGTCCCGCTTCGAGGAGGTGGGGCTGATCGACGACGCGAAGTTCGCGGACGCCTGGGTGGAGTCCCGGCACCACAGCCGCGGCCTGGCCCGCCGCGCGCTCGCCCGCGAGCTCCGTACGAAAGGCGTCGACGCGGCGACGGTCGACGAGGCCCTCGGGCAGCTGGACTCCGAGCAGGAGGAGCGCACGGCCCGCGAACTGGTCGACCGCAAGCTCCGGACGACCCGCGGCCTGGACCGGGGAAAGCGCATCCGCCGCCTCGCGGGCATGCTGGCCCGTAAGGGCTATGCCGAAGGGCTGGCCCTGCGTGTGGTCCGACAGGCACTGGAGGAGGAGGGCGAGGACCCGGAGCTGTTGGGGTATCAGCTGCCGGAGGTGTAA
- a CDS encoding AraC family transcriptional regulator has translation MIGSGTGDARGPDGAAAPDTEARAGGDPTTTPSARKGGEWARHWQYAGLPGLDLLRARYVRHAFPRHSHEGYVLGAVTGGVERVGLPDGAVDAGHGGIIMINPEVPHTAQAGAPEGWAYSTLYPARQLVADIAAETTGLAGTAGFTEAFVADPEAVRLVNGVHRAAEEGNALAADSLLRVVIARLLRRHGGPLPARIPAAAGARTAEHARALLESRLISPPSLEHLARELGTSPFALLRAFKNAYGMPPHAWLTDARVRRARRLLEAGTAPAEAAVAVGFTDQPHLNRHFTRIVGVPPGAYRRERAGGARTYKTAGTVPS, from the coding sequence ATGATCGGCAGCGGGACGGGGGACGCGCGCGGCCCGGACGGCGCGGCGGCGCCGGACACGGAGGCCCGGGCCGGCGGGGACCCGACGACGACTCCCTCGGCCCGGAAGGGCGGTGAGTGGGCCCGGCACTGGCAGTACGCCGGGCTGCCCGGCCTGGACCTGCTGCGCGCCCGCTATGTCCGGCACGCCTTCCCCCGCCACTCCCACGAGGGCTACGTCCTGGGCGCCGTCACCGGCGGTGTCGAGCGGGTCGGACTGCCGGACGGCGCCGTGGACGCCGGGCACGGCGGCATCATCATGATCAACCCGGAGGTGCCGCACACCGCGCAGGCCGGCGCACCCGAGGGCTGGGCCTATTCCACGCTCTACCCCGCCCGGCAGCTCGTCGCCGACATCGCCGCCGAGACGACCGGCCTGGCCGGCACCGCCGGTTTCACCGAGGCCTTCGTGGCCGACCCGGAAGCCGTACGCCTGGTCAACGGCGTGCACCGTGCCGCCGAGGAGGGCAACGCGCTGGCCGCCGACAGCCTGCTGCGCGTCGTGATCGCCCGGCTGCTGCGGCGCCACGGCGGCCCGCTGCCGGCCCGTATTCCCGCCGCGGCCGGGGCGCGCACCGCCGAACACGCCAGAGCCCTCCTGGAATCCCGGCTCATATCGCCGCCCTCCCTGGAGCACCTGGCACGGGAACTGGGCACCAGCCCGTTCGCCCTGCTGCGGGCCTTCAAGAACGCGTACGGAATGCCGCCGCACGCCTGGCTCACCGACGCCCGCGTACGCCGCGCGCGCCGGCTCCTGGAGGCCGGTACGGCGCCCGCCGAGGCCGCCGTCGCCGTCGGCTTCACCGACCAGCCGCACCTGAACCGGCACTTCACCCGCATCGTGGGCGTACCGCCGGGCGCGTACCGGCGCGAGCGGGCGGGCGGCGCAAGAACGTACAAGACCGCCGGGACGGTGCCTTCCTAA
- a CDS encoding AI-2E family transporter: MPATENPTSHDDPRPDGPAARMPRWLPRAMVLALALVACFQLASWAFHQLIALLLNVLIAFFLALAVEPAVDWMAARGMRRGAATGLVFLGILVGAAGFFALLGSMLAGQIATMVQEFPQYLDSVISWINSTFHSHLSRVEVQNNLLRSDWLQKYVQDSANNVLAVSATVLGSLFNLLTVALFSFYFAADGPRLRRALCSVLPPSRQTEVLRAWEIAVAKTGGYLYSRGLMALISGIAHYVLLEILGVPYAPALGMWVGLVSQFIPTIGTYLAGALPILLAFTVDPWYALWVFAFVVIYQQFENYLLQPRITARTVDIHPAVAFGSVIAGTALMGAVGALIAIPATATLQAFLGAYVKRYDVTDEVRVMGGGRRRRASSALRRLRRSLHDDPPTAPLEGRGDGDGDGEGGSAGGRGGDGGDGDERGTGGKGE; this comes from the coding sequence GTGCCAGCGACCGAGAATCCCACCAGCCACGACGACCCGAGACCCGACGGCCCGGCCGCGCGGATGCCGCGGTGGCTGCCCCGCGCCATGGTGCTGGCGCTCGCCCTCGTGGCCTGTTTCCAGCTTGCCAGCTGGGCGTTCCACCAGCTCATCGCGCTGCTGCTGAACGTGCTCATCGCCTTCTTCCTCGCCCTGGCCGTCGAGCCGGCCGTGGACTGGATGGCGGCCCGGGGCATGCGGCGCGGGGCCGCGACCGGCCTGGTCTTCCTCGGCATACTCGTCGGGGCCGCGGGGTTCTTCGCGCTCCTCGGGTCGATGCTCGCGGGCCAGATCGCCACCATGGTCCAGGAGTTCCCGCAGTACCTGGACTCGGTGATCAGCTGGATCAACAGCACCTTCCACAGCCACCTCTCGCGGGTCGAGGTACAGAACAACCTGCTCAGATCGGACTGGCTGCAGAAGTACGTCCAGGACAGCGCCAACAATGTGCTCGCCGTCTCCGCGACCGTCCTGGGCAGCCTGTTCAACCTGCTGACGGTCGCGCTGTTCTCCTTCTACTTCGCCGCCGACGGCCCCCGGCTGCGCCGCGCCCTGTGCTCGGTCCTGCCGCCGTCCCGGCAGACCGAGGTGCTGCGCGCCTGGGAGATCGCGGTCGCCAAGACCGGCGGCTATCTGTACTCGCGCGGCCTGATGGCGCTCATCTCGGGCATCGCGCACTACGTCCTGCTGGAGATCCTGGGCGTCCCGTACGCCCCCGCGCTCGGCATGTGGGTCGGGCTGGTCTCCCAGTTCATCCCGACCATCGGCACCTACCTCGCGGGCGCGCTGCCGATCCTGCTCGCCTTCACCGTCGACCCCTGGTACGCGCTGTGGGTCTTCGCCTTCGTCGTGATCTACCAGCAGTTCGAGAACTACCTGCTCCAGCCGCGCATCACCGCCAGGACCGTGGACATCCACCCGGCCGTCGCCTTCGGCTCGGTGATCGCCGGCACGGCGCTGATGGGCGCGGTCGGCGCGCTGATCGCCATCCCGGCGACCGCGACGCTGCAGGCGTTCCTCGGGGCGTACGTGAAGCGGTACGACGTCACGGACGAGGTACGGGTGATGGGCGGCGGCCGGCGCCGGCGCGCCTCCTCGGCCCTGCGCCGGCTGCGCCGGTCCCTGCACGACGACCCGCCGACCGCGCCGTTGGAGGGGCGCGGAGACGGGGACGGGGACGGGGAAGGCGGGAGCGCCGGTGGCCGCGGCGGGGACGGCGGAGACGGGGATGAGCGGGGCACGGGCGGCAAGGGCGAGTAA
- a CDS encoding putative leader peptide codes for MTESGSRFWRRVHLDLVRYAGCVCRPSC; via the coding sequence GTGACGGAGAGCGGTTCGCGATTCTGGCGGAGGGTCCACCTGGACCTGGTCCGCTACGCGGGCTGCGTGTGTCGTCCGTCCTGTTGA
- a CDS encoding amino acid ABC transporter permease, which produces MNVLLDYLPEFRKGFLGTVSLTAASAALAILLGLLIAGFRVSPVPPLRAFGTAWVTLLRNTPLTLLFLVAFFVVPQVLFPGTSPFVLATLALGFYTSSFVCEAVRSGINTVPLGQAEAARSIGMTFIQTLRLIVLPQATRTVLPPLSSILIALTKNSAIAGAFSNTELFNVSKLLNDQGRPIGWIFLWIALAYLIITFAISGIFRLLERRLEVAR; this is translated from the coding sequence ATGAACGTACTCCTCGACTACCTACCCGAGTTCCGCAAGGGGTTCCTCGGAACCGTGTCGCTGACCGCGGCCAGCGCGGCGCTCGCCATCCTGCTGGGCCTCCTCATAGCCGGTTTCCGGGTCTCGCCCGTGCCCCCGCTGCGCGCCTTCGGGACGGCCTGGGTGACGCTGCTGCGCAACACCCCGCTCACCCTGCTGTTCCTGGTCGCCTTCTTCGTCGTCCCGCAGGTCCTCTTCCCGGGCACCAGCCCGTTCGTCCTGGCCACCCTGGCGCTCGGCTTCTACACGTCCTCGTTCGTCTGCGAGGCCGTGCGCTCCGGCATCAACACGGTGCCACTGGGCCAGGCGGAGGCGGCGCGCAGCATCGGCATGACCTTCATCCAGACGCTGCGCCTGATCGTCCTCCCGCAGGCCACCCGCACCGTGCTGCCGCCGCTGAGCAGCATCCTGATCGCGCTCACCAAGAACTCGGCCATCGCGGGCGCCTTCAGCAACACCGAGCTGTTCAACGTCTCCAAGCTGCTCAACGACCAGGGCCGGCCGATCGGCTGGATCTTCCTCTGGATCGCCCTCGCCTACCTGATCATCACGTTCGCCATCAGCGGCATCTTCCGGCTGCTGGAGCGCCGCCTGGAGGTGGCCCGATGA
- the recA gene encoding recombinase RecA: MAGTDREKALDAALAQIERQFGKGAVMRMGERSKEPIEVIPTGSTALDVALGVGGIPRGRVVEIYGPESSGKTTLTLHAVANAQKAGGSVAFIDAEHALDPEYAKKLGVDTDALILSQPDNGEQALEIVDMLVRSGALDLIVIDSVAALVPRAEIEGEMGDSHVGLQARLMSQALRKITSALNQSKTTAIFINQLREKIGVMFGSPETTTGGRALKFYASVRIDIRRIETLKDGTEAVGNRTRCKVVKNKVAPPFKQAEFDILYGQGISREGGLIDMGVEHGFIRKSGAWYTYEGDQLGQGKENARNFLKDNPDLANEVEKKIKEKLGVGVKPEDLTAEPGADAAGAAAGAEAPAKSVPAPAAKSAKGSKAAAAKS; encoded by the coding sequence ATGGCAGGCACGGACCGCGAGAAGGCGCTGGACGCCGCGCTCGCACAGATTGAACGGCAATTCGGCAAGGGCGCCGTGATGCGGATGGGAGAGCGCTCGAAGGAGCCCATCGAGGTCATCCCCACCGGGTCGACCGCTCTGGACGTCGCCCTCGGCGTCGGCGGCATCCCCCGCGGCCGTGTGGTGGAGATCTACGGGCCGGAGTCCTCCGGCAAGACGACCCTGACCCTGCACGCGGTGGCGAACGCGCAGAAGGCCGGCGGCTCCGTCGCCTTCATCGACGCCGAGCACGCCCTCGACCCCGAGTACGCCAAGAAGCTGGGCGTGGACACGGACGCGCTGATCCTGTCCCAGCCGGACAACGGCGAGCAGGCCCTGGAGATCGTGGACATGCTGGTCCGCTCCGGCGCGCTCGACCTCATCGTGATCGACTCGGTCGCCGCGCTGGTGCCCCGGGCCGAGATCGAGGGTGAGATGGGCGACTCCCACGTGGGTCTCCAGGCCCGTCTGATGAGCCAGGCGCTGCGGAAGATCACCAGCGCGCTCAACCAGTCCAAGACCACCGCGATCTTCATCAACCAGCTCCGCGAGAAGATCGGTGTGATGTTCGGCTCGCCGGAGACCACGACCGGCGGCCGCGCCCTGAAGTTCTACGCCTCGGTGCGCATCGACATCCGCCGTATCGAGACCCTCAAGGACGGCACCGAAGCGGTCGGCAACCGCACCCGCTGCAAGGTCGTCAAGAACAAGGTCGCCCCGCCCTTCAAGCAGGCCGAGTTCGACATCCTGTACGGCCAGGGCATCAGCCGCGAGGGCGGCCTGATCGACATGGGCGTCGAGCACGGCTTCATCCGCAAGTCGGGCGCTTGGTACACCTACGAGGGCGACCAGCTCGGCCAGGGCAAGGAGAACGCCCGCAACTTCCTCAAGGACAACCCCGACCTCGCCAACGAGGTGGAGAAGAAGATCAAGGAGAAGCTGGGCGTCGGCGTGAAGCCGGAGGACCTGACGGCGGAGCCCGGCGCGGACGCGGCGGGTGCGGCGGCCGGCGCGGAGGCCCCGGCCAAGTCCGTACCGGCACCGGCCGCCAAGAGCGCCAAGGGCTCCAAGGCCGCCGCGGCCAAGAGCTAG
- a CDS encoding AzlD domain-containing protein — MNVWIAIGVTAVGCYLVKYLGLLVPAGALERPLVQRLAALLPVALLAALTAQETFSDGHHLLLDAKVAGVGAAVVALLLRAPFLLVVAVAVVVTAGVRALGG; from the coding sequence ATGAACGTCTGGATCGCGATCGGCGTCACCGCCGTCGGCTGCTACCTGGTGAAGTACCTCGGCCTCCTGGTGCCCGCGGGCGCCCTGGAACGGCCGCTCGTCCAGCGTCTGGCCGCCCTGCTGCCGGTGGCCCTGCTCGCCGCGCTCACCGCGCAGGAGACCTTCAGCGACGGACACCACCTGCTGCTGGACGCCAAGGTGGCGGGCGTCGGCGCGGCGGTGGTCGCCCTGCTGCTGCGCGCACCGTTCCTGCTGGTCGTGGCGGTCGCGGTGGTGGTGACGGCGGGCGTGCGAGCGCTGGGCGGGTGA
- a CDS encoding DUF3046 domain-containing protein, whose product MRLTVFWERMAEHFGASYADSFARDHVMSGLGGRTVHEALAAGWEAKDVWRVVCTTMDVPYDKR is encoded by the coding sequence ATGCGGTTGACGGTCTTCTGGGAGCGGATGGCGGAGCACTTCGGCGCGTCCTACGCCGACTCCTTCGCGCGTGATCATGTGATGTCCGGGCTCGGCGGGCGGACCGTCCACGAGGCGCTGGCCGCGGGGTGGGAGGCGAAGGACGTCTGGCGGGTCGTCTGCACGACCATGGACGTCCCGTACGACAAGCGCTGA
- a CDS encoding rhodanese-like domain-containing protein translates to MSAVDALLEAARAGLDRVTPHRAAEVQRDGGLLVDIRYAELRERDGTIPGALIVERNELEWRLDPTGAHRAPEATGHDLPVVVVCNEGYASSLAAVSLRQLGLYRATDLVGGFQAWRAAGLPVRE, encoded by the coding sequence GTGAGCGCCGTCGACGCGCTTCTGGAGGCGGCGCGCGCCGGGCTCGACCGGGTGACGCCGCACCGGGCCGCGGAGGTCCAGCGGGACGGCGGGCTCCTGGTGGACATCCGTTACGCGGAACTGCGCGAACGCGACGGCACCATCCCGGGCGCGCTGATCGTCGAGCGCAACGAACTGGAATGGCGCCTGGACCCCACGGGCGCCCACCGCGCCCCGGAAGCCACCGGTCACGACCTGCCGGTCGTGGTCGTCTGCAACGAGGGCTACGCGTCGAGCCTCGCGGCCGTGTCCCTGCGGCAGCTGGGCCTGTACCGGGCCACTGATCTGGTGGGCGGCTTCCAGGCGTGGCGAGCGGCCGGGCTGCCGGTGCGGGAGTGA
- a CDS encoding AzlC family ABC transporter permease, with the protein MAQQTEHPETTRPSGHAEPDQPIPRAEPVPRTEHIPSPAPPAGTRPRSAVVRDALGVGVAVGLSGFAFGVTASGAGLTVFQACALSLLVFTGASQFALVGALAAGGNPFTAAAGAFFLGTRNAFYGLRLSGLLGYRAAVRPFAAHWVIDETSAVALAQPDRRSARLGFTVTGLSLYALWNLTTLAGAMGAEAMGDTAAWGLDAAGPAVFVALLGPMLKTAAERAAAGLGAVLLLVTLPLLPAGAPVLVAALAAPAVLWAEGRRARSRTGGEASTPETDKSTREADAR; encoded by the coding sequence GTGGCACAGCAAACGGAACATCCGGAAACGACACGGCCATCAGGACACGCAGAACCCGACCAGCCGATACCGCGAGCCGAGCCGGTACCGCGCACGGAACACATACCGAGCCCGGCGCCCCCCGCCGGAACCAGACCCCGTTCCGCGGTCGTCAGGGACGCGCTCGGCGTCGGTGTCGCCGTCGGGCTGTCCGGTTTCGCCTTCGGGGTGACCGCGTCCGGCGCGGGGCTCACGGTGTTCCAGGCGTGCGCCCTGAGCCTGCTGGTCTTCACCGGCGCCTCGCAGTTCGCGCTGGTCGGCGCGCTGGCCGCGGGCGGCAACCCGTTCACCGCGGCGGCCGGGGCGTTCTTCCTCGGCACCCGCAACGCCTTCTACGGGCTGCGCCTGTCCGGCCTCCTCGGCTACCGGGCGGCGGTCAGACCGTTCGCCGCCCACTGGGTCATCGACGAGACCTCGGCCGTCGCCCTGGCCCAGCCCGACCGGCGCAGCGCGCGCCTGGGCTTCACGGTCACCGGACTGAGCCTGTACGCCCTGTGGAACCTCACCACCCTCGCCGGAGCCATGGGAGCCGAGGCCATGGGCGACACGGCCGCCTGGGGACTGGACGCGGCCGGGCCCGCGGTCTTCGTGGCGCTGCTCGGACCCATGCTCAAGACGGCGGCGGAACGGGCGGCGGCGGGTCTCGGGGCCGTACTCCTCCTGGTCACGCTGCCGCTGCTGCCGGCGGGCGCACCGGTCCTCGTGGCGGCGCTGGCCGCACCGGCCGTCCTCTGGGCGGAGGGCCGCCGGGCCCGTTCACGTACCGGCGGCGAAGCGAGCACCCCGGAGACGGACAAGAGCACACGAGAGGCGGACGCACGATGA
- a CDS encoding amino acid ABC transporter permease, producing the protein MTSVLYDAPGPKAKIRNRVYTVVGALAVVGLLVFVALRLAGKGQFEPEMWNIFNNAGVRTNIRNGVLTTLQVFAVAAVLSLALGVLLAVARLSDHKPVRWLATGFIEVFRAVPLLITIYALWVILLSYKEELGLTGDTPQFWALVVGLTVYNGAVQAEVLRAGINAVPRGQREAAYALGMSKTQVMTTVLMPQAIRAMLPTIISQLVVTLKDTSLGYVITFEELLYTIQQMASTIVVNDENPYVPMIIVAGAIYVAMCLALSALATWIERRGRRAKTGIAVAGAGEPVTASDALEGADGTPGGPVDTRRPPDVISGGGGAGT; encoded by the coding sequence ATGACCAGCGTCCTCTACGACGCCCCGGGGCCCAAGGCCAAGATCCGCAACCGCGTCTACACGGTCGTGGGCGCGCTCGCCGTCGTCGGCCTGCTCGTCTTCGTCGCGCTGCGGCTGGCCGGCAAGGGCCAGTTCGAGCCGGAGATGTGGAACATCTTCAACAACGCGGGCGTACGGACCAACATCCGCAACGGCGTCCTGACGACCCTCCAGGTCTTCGCGGTGGCCGCGGTGCTCTCCCTCGCGCTCGGCGTGCTGCTCGCGGTCGCCCGGCTCTCCGACCACAAGCCGGTGCGCTGGCTGGCGACCGGCTTCATCGAGGTGTTCCGGGCCGTCCCGCTGCTGATCACGATCTACGCCCTGTGGGTGATCCTGCTCTCCTACAAGGAGGAGCTGGGGCTGACCGGTGACACCCCGCAGTTCTGGGCACTGGTCGTGGGCCTGACCGTCTACAACGGCGCGGTGCAGGCGGAGGTGCTGCGCGCCGGCATCAACGCGGTGCCCCGGGGGCAGCGCGAGGCGGCGTACGCGCTCGGCATGAGCAAGACGCAGGTCATGACGACGGTGCTGATGCCGCAGGCCATCCGGGCGATGCTGCCGACGATCATCAGCCAGCTGGTGGTGACCCTCAAGGACACCTCGCTCGGCTACGTGATCACCTTCGAGGAGCTGCTGTACACGATCCAGCAGATGGCCAGCACCATCGTCGTCAACGACGAGAACCCGTACGTGCCGATGATCATCGTCGCCGGCGCGATCTACGTGGCGATGTGTCTGGCGCTGTCCGCGCTGGCCACCTGGATCGAGCGGCGCGGCCGGCGGGCCAAGACCGGCATCGCGGTGGCCGGGGCGGGCGAGCCGGTCACCGCGTCGGACGCGCTGGAAGGCGCCGACGGCACGCCCGGCGGCCCGGTCGACACCCGGCGGCCGCCGGACGTCATCTCGGGCGGGGGCGGCGCCGGTACCTGA
- a CDS encoding cysteine dioxygenase, protein MPDVRTPARPRPRPAATGGPGPGPAELLDFVRRTAADAPLVASLPLDPEGRTWIRLEGPGGSEAWLIGWPPGTGTGWHDHGGSHGAFAAATGELTEQSLAAQLPTEGWRTLELADGVDRQRTLADGRGRAFGPHHVHQVLNLSPDAHAVSVHAYYPPLPLMRRYSRTGPVLRLEEVEHPEDWR, encoded by the coding sequence GTGCCCGATGTACGCACCCCTGCGCGCCCGCGCCCGCGCCCTGCCGCCACCGGCGGCCCCGGCCCCGGCCCCGCCGAACTCCTCGACTTCGTCCGCCGTACCGCCGCCGACGCCCCGCTCGTCGCCTCCCTCCCGCTCGACCCCGAAGGCCGCACCTGGATCCGCCTGGAAGGGCCCGGTGGCAGCGAGGCGTGGCTGATCGGCTGGCCGCCCGGTACGGGTACCGGCTGGCACGACCACGGCGGCTCGCACGGCGCGTTCGCCGCCGCCACCGGCGAGCTGACCGAGCAGTCGCTCGCCGCCCAACTGCCCACGGAGGGCTGGAGGACGCTGGAACTGGCGGACGGCGTGGACCGGCAGCGGACGCTGGCCGACGGCCGCGGCCGCGCCTTCGGCCCGCACCACGTCCACCAGGTGCTCAACCTCTCCCCCGACGCCCACGCCGTCTCGGTGCACGCCTACTACCCGCCGCTGCCGCTGATGCGCCGCTACAGCCGCACCGGTCCGGTCCTGCGCCTCGAAGAGGTCGAGCACCCGGAGGACTGGCGGTGA